The following are encoded in a window of Flavobacterium psychrotrophum genomic DNA:
- a CDS encoding carbohydrate kinase family protein, producing the protein MEELLKNTIYKVFDAHLRPPHYTHEIVESLIKSASFIKFNDEELLEIAVGMGSTYTLVEDNKEFIANQTKTRSMCVTKGKHGAVLMWEGNLYSNNDYPVKVIDTVGAGESFLATLIMGLLTGQDPQHAIDYACAVGALVAASAGANPALMEDDIQALMLTVI; encoded by the coding sequence CTGGAGGAACTTCTTAAAAACACTATTTACAAAGTATTTGATGCCCACCTGCGACCGCCGCATTATACTCACGAAATTGTAGAGAGCCTAATAAAATCGGCAAGTTTCATTAAATTTAATGATGAAGAATTACTTGAGATAGCTGTAGGCATGGGTTCTACATACACATTAGTGGAAGATAATAAGGAGTTTATTGCTAATCAGACGAAAACGCGCTCTATGTGCGTTACCAAAGGCAAACATGGTGCCGTACTCATGTGGGAAGGCAACCTGTACAGCAATAACGACTATCCTGTAAAGGTAATAGATACAGTGGGTGCGGGCGAATCCTTCCTTGCCACCCTTATTATGGGGCTGCTTACAGGGCAGGATCCGCAACATGCAATAGATTATGCCTGTGCTGTTGGAGCGCTGGTTGCAGCCTCGGCAGGTGCAAATCCTGCATTGATGGAAGACGATATACAAGCTTTAATGCTTACAGTAATATAA